In Rhodopirellula halodulae, one DNA window encodes the following:
- a CDS encoding ribbon-helix-helix domain-containing protein, with amino-acid sequence MNLNLPSELNDFVKGLVAQGRYNSEEDAIVEGIKLLMGREQLRGEIQKGVEQLNAGEFYDEEAVFDEVNAEIDKVEAQQQGS; translated from the coding sequence ATGAATCTTAACCTGCCGAGCGAACTCAACGATTTTGTGAAAGGTCTTGTTGCCCAAGGACGTTATAATTCCGAGGAAGATGCCATCGTCGAGGGCATCAAGCTGTTGATGGGGCGCGAGCAATTGCGAGGCGAGATTCAAAAGGGCGTTGAGCAATTGAATGCAGGGGAATTCTACGACGAAGAAGCCGTGTTCGACGAGGTCAACGCAGAGATTGACAAGGTAGAAGCTCAGCAGCAAGGAAGCTGA
- a CDS encoding type II toxin-antitoxin system RelE/ParE family toxin, protein MPRLRYSAESKEDLKQIARFIARDKPVAARRWLAKLREKCRLVANHPDVGDARPELGENIRSTYVGSYVIFFRHVEGYLEIVRVIRGDVDDPDI, encoded by the coding sequence ATGCCGAGACTCCGGTATTCCGCAGAATCGAAAGAAGACCTGAAGCAAATCGCCCGATTCATCGCCCGCGACAAACCCGTTGCCGCTCGAAGGTGGCTAGCAAAGCTGCGTGAAAAGTGTCGTCTCGTCGCCAATCATCCCGACGTCGGCGATGCGCGTCCAGAGCTAGGTGAGAACATTCGATCAACGTATGTTGGCAGCTACGTGATCTTCTTTCGGCACGTTGAAGGGTACCTGGAAATCGTTCGCGTCATTCGTGGTGATGTTGATGATCCAGACATCTAG